The following coding sequences lie in one Sandaracinaceae bacterium genomic window:
- a CDS encoding type II toxin-antitoxin system ParD family antitoxin has protein sequence MSTMNISLPPTLKEFVDDQVQRGEYASSSEYVRELIRKDQQRTQLRALLVAGVTSEAAAPATPEYFAALRTRVSKAAKSAKRR, from the coding sequence ATGAGCACGATGAACATCTCGCTACCGCCGACGCTCAAGGAGTTCGTCGACGATCAGGTTCAGCGGGGGGAGTACGCCAGCAGCAGCGAGTACGTGCGAGAGCTGATCCGGAAGGACCAGCAGCGAACTCAGCTCCGCGCGCTGCTGGTGGCGGGCGTGACCAGCGAGGCCGCAGCTCCGGCAACCCCCGAGTACTTCGCCGCGCTGCGTACAAGGGTGAGCAAGGCGGCGAAGTCGGCCAAGCGCCGATGA
- a CDS encoding type II toxin-antitoxin system RelE/ParE family toxin, whose translation MKRKPVVPRQLAIDDVEQAIDWYLAEGAADAALGFIDELERAYDHIARHPATGSSRYESELGLPGLRVWPVSRFPYLAFYVERGDHVDVWRVLHAERDVAAWLRDPEPY comes from the coding sequence ATGAAGCGCAAGCCCGTCGTTCCACGCCAGCTCGCGATCGACGATGTCGAACAGGCGATCGACTGGTACTTGGCAGAGGGCGCGGCGGACGCGGCGCTGGGGTTCATCGACGAGCTCGAGAGAGCCTACGACCACATCGCCCGTCACCCTGCTACCGGGTCGTCGCGATACGAGAGCGAGCTGGGACTGCCCGGCCTCCGGGTGTGGCCTGTTTCGCGCTTTCCGTACCTCGCGTTCTACGTGGAGCGAGGAGACCACGTCGACGTCTGGCGCGTACTGCACGCCGAGCGAGACGTCGCCGCATGGCTTCGCGATCCGGAGCCGTATTGA
- a CDS encoding type IV toxin-antitoxin system AbiEi family antitoxin domain-containing protein, translated as MTSDLVAAFGKGILRTRDLEARGFARAQLSRWVASGELVRVARGLYALPEREIGEHEAVVQVAARVDGAIICLLSALRIHELTTQNPSEVWLALPRSARTPRLEWPPLRVVRWSGAALTAGVVVRDIDGVAVWLTTPARTVADCFKHRSAVGVDVAIEALRDYRRRRAGSIDELMDAAEVCRVRRVMQPYVEAIT; from the coding sequence ATGACCTCTGACCTCGTCGCTGCATTTGGCAAAGGCATCCTGCGCACTCGCGACCTCGAGGCTCGCGGCTTCGCCCGGGCTCAGCTCAGCCGCTGGGTAGCGTCAGGCGAGCTGGTGCGTGTCGCGCGCGGTCTCTATGCGCTCCCGGAGCGCGAGATCGGCGAGCACGAAGCGGTGGTGCAAGTGGCGGCTCGCGTGGATGGCGCCATCATTTGCCTCCTGTCCGCGCTGCGGATTCACGAGCTCACCACACAGAACCCTTCCGAGGTTTGGCTGGCGCTGCCTCGGAGCGCGCGCACGCCTCGCCTGGAGTGGCCGCCGCTGCGCGTCGTGCGGTGGTCTGGGGCGGCGCTGACTGCGGGTGTGGTGGTGCGGGACATCGACGGAGTCGCGGTTTGGCTGACCACGCCCGCGCGCACCGTGGCCGACTGCTTCAAGCACCGCAGCGCGGTCGGCGTGGATGTCGCGATCGAAGCACTTCGGGACTACCGGCGCAGGCGCGCGGGCTCTATCGATGAGCTGATGGATGCGGCCGAGGTGTGTCGGGTCCGCCGAGTCATGCAGCCATACGTGGAAGCCATCACATGA
- a CDS encoding nucleotidyl transferase AbiEii/AbiGii toxin family protein, which yields MKRSKGEPPKNVPASIKGRLLALARSQNEDFNAILTRYVLERLLHRLAASVHGPSFVLKGATLFVVWSGKPHRATRDVDLLGFGSPDLGRLAMVFREICEAAVEDDGLRFDGDSIQAAPIRADAVYDGVRVTFLVYLGSARVPVQVDVGFGDAALPSPVLVELPTLLAHPRPTLRAYRREVAIAEKLHAMVDLGVANSRMKDYFDVWFLSRHFEIDGADLALAIQSTFERRETPIPSGIPVGLRSEFSESVAKLAQWKAFVRRTRLAVEAPSLPEAVAAVGALALPVLHELAEARPFTGTWNASGNTRWVREEA from the coding sequence ATGAAGCGCAGCAAGGGGGAGCCTCCCAAGAACGTTCCGGCCTCCATCAAGGGCCGCCTGCTCGCACTCGCGCGCAGTCAGAACGAAGACTTCAACGCCATCCTGACGCGCTACGTCCTCGAGCGACTCCTGCATCGCCTCGCCGCATCGGTGCATGGCCCGAGCTTCGTGCTGAAGGGGGCGACGCTCTTCGTGGTGTGGTCTGGCAAGCCCCATCGAGCGACCCGAGACGTCGACCTGCTCGGCTTCGGGAGTCCCGACCTCGGCCGCCTAGCGATGGTGTTTCGGGAGATCTGCGAAGCGGCGGTCGAAGACGACGGCCTGCGCTTCGACGGCGACTCGATCCAAGCAGCCCCCATCCGAGCGGATGCGGTCTACGACGGCGTGCGGGTGACGTTCCTGGTGTACCTCGGGTCCGCTCGTGTCCCGGTGCAGGTCGATGTCGGCTTCGGTGACGCAGCGCTGCCCTCGCCGGTACTCGTGGAGCTTCCCACGCTGCTCGCGCACCCCCGCCCCACACTCCGGGCGTATCGCCGCGAGGTCGCCATCGCGGAGAAGCTGCACGCCATGGTGGACCTCGGTGTCGCCAACAGCCGCATGAAGGACTACTTCGACGTATGGTTCCTCTCGCGGCACTTCGAGATCGACGGAGCTGATCTCGCCCTCGCGATTCAGTCCACGTTCGAGCGGCGCGAGACGCCGATCCCGTCCGGCATTCCCGTGGGACTTCGCAGTGAGTTCAGCGAGTCCGTGGCGAAGCTGGCTCAGTGGAAGGCGTTCGTCCGGCGAACGCGGCTGGCCGTCGAGGCTCCGTCACTTCCAGAAGCGGTGGCGGCGGTAGGCGCCCTGGCGCTGCCCGTGCTGCACGAGCTGGCAGAGGCCCGACCGTTCACCGGTACGTGGAACGCATCAGGCAACACACGGTGGGTCCGCGAGGAGGCGTGA
- a CDS encoding M48 family metallopeptidase, with protein sequence METGQRLVRPLALRWGLSVVALAALPAFALFFAGYAETDYDDQVIEAILADAAGDPEAPDAATLAPQLEALRHGGFCAGPDPVLADEVCADYAQFAGARTAAYVALGVSLLALLLALACALAAFLSRTAEALALRVGWEGLRLLCAAEVILQAGLAVWLSFWVTAILTERYFIKLMLVVGALAAMAVWKVVQAIFRRVSQPGFVSGRRLDEEQCGGLRTHVNQLCEALGTEPPDQIVAGIDDNFFVTEHPLETGSELLEGRTLYVSLPLLDTMTRAEASAVLAHEMAHFAGGDTQHSRKRGLLLSRFDQYIGALYEGVLSIPIGVFMGAFRDLVGLAVAQKQREDEFRADRLAAEQTSAEGIGHALVRLAAYSQYRTRVENNLFSASGTHADLGIAQRVATGFLPFVQTSEFRAELDALTVPHPYDSHPPLQERLAAVGVPTDPASVAEVLQPHTESTWLDEVEGGRELEQAMWETYEARFKQVHEHQLAYRYRPDTPEEEAHVLRFFPDVTFDGSGVEVTLTYAEVRIHGEDPLPYGQIVDARVEDRRFGKYLDLKLRGGGLIGGKRSIKVHELYEKENFLATFGDYYGRHLAMEKYQAGGG encoded by the coding sequence ATGGAGACGGGACAACGTCTGGTTCGCCCGCTGGCACTGCGCTGGGGCTTGTCTGTGGTGGCGCTTGCGGCACTGCCCGCGTTCGCACTCTTCTTCGCGGGGTACGCCGAGACCGACTACGACGACCAGGTGATCGAGGCGATCCTCGCGGACGCCGCCGGAGACCCCGAGGCGCCCGACGCGGCCACGTTGGCTCCCCAGCTCGAAGCGCTGCGCCACGGGGGCTTCTGCGCGGGGCCCGACCCCGTGCTCGCCGACGAGGTGTGCGCGGACTACGCCCAGTTCGCGGGGGCTCGCACGGCCGCGTACGTGGCGTTGGGGGTCTCGCTCTTGGCGCTGCTCTTGGCGCTCGCCTGCGCGCTCGCGGCGTTTCTCTCGCGCACCGCCGAGGCGCTGGCGCTGCGCGTCGGGTGGGAGGGACTCCGCCTGCTGTGCGCGGCCGAGGTCATCCTGCAGGCGGGCTTGGCGGTCTGGCTGTCGTTCTGGGTGACGGCCATCCTCACCGAGAGATACTTCATCAAGCTCATGCTCGTGGTCGGAGCGCTCGCGGCGATGGCGGTGTGGAAGGTGGTGCAGGCCATCTTCCGGCGCGTCTCGCAGCCGGGCTTCGTTTCGGGACGGCGGCTCGACGAAGAGCAGTGCGGCGGCCTGCGCACGCACGTGAACCAGCTCTGCGAGGCGCTCGGCACCGAGCCTCCCGACCAGATCGTGGCGGGCATCGACGACAACTTCTTCGTCACCGAGCACCCGCTCGAGACCGGAAGCGAGCTGCTCGAAGGACGCACGCTCTACGTGAGCCTGCCGCTCCTGGACACCATGACCCGCGCGGAGGCGAGCGCCGTGCTGGCCCACGAGATGGCGCACTTCGCGGGCGGGGACACCCAGCACTCGCGCAAGCGAGGCCTGCTGCTGTCGCGCTTCGACCAGTACATCGGGGCCCTCTACGAGGGAGTGCTGAGCATCCCCATCGGCGTGTTCATGGGGGCGTTCCGCGACCTCGTCGGGCTCGCGGTGGCGCAGAAGCAGCGCGAAGACGAGTTCCGGGCAGACCGCCTCGCCGCAGAGCAGACCAGCGCCGAGGGCATCGGGCACGCGCTCGTGCGCCTCGCCGCGTACTCGCAGTACCGCACGCGCGTGGAGAACAACCTGTTCTCGGCCAGCGGCACGCACGCGGACCTCGGCATCGCCCAGCGCGTGGCCACTGGCTTCCTGCCCTTCGTGCAGACCTCCGAGTTTCGCGCCGAGCTCGACGCGCTGACCGTGCCCCACCCCTATGACTCGCACCCGCCGCTGCAGGAGCGCCTCGCCGCGGTGGGCGTCCCCACCGACCCAGCCAGCGTCGCGGAGGTGCTGCAGCCGCACACCGAGTCCACGTGGCTCGACGAGGTCGAAGGCGGCCGCGAGCTCGAGCAGGCCATGTGGGAGACGTACGAGGCGCGCTTCAAGCAGGTGCACGAGCACCAGCTCGCCTACCGCTACCGCCCGGACACGCCCGAAGAGGAGGCCCACGTGCTGCGCTTCTTCCCCGACGTGACCTTCGACGGAAGCGGCGTGGAGGTCACCCTCACCTACGCCGAGGTGCGCATCCACGGCGAAGACCCGCTGCCCTACGGCCAGATCGTGGACGCGCGTGTCGAGGACCGGCGCTTCGGCAAGTACCTGGACCTGAAGCTACGAGGCGGCGGGCTGATCGGCGGCAAGCGCTCGATCAAGGTCCACGAGCTGTACGAGAAGGAGAACTTCCTCGCGACCTTCGGGGACTACTACGGGCGGCACCTGGCGATGGAGAAGTACCAGGCGGGTGGTGGCTGA
- a CDS encoding NAD(P)H-dependent oxidoreductase, which yields MNHILLVLGHPAPNRFLHALAEHYQRGALATGAHVRVLDLAQLTFDPNLRHGHDADQPLEPDLVRAQRELVEAAHVVFFFPMWWVAPPALVKGFVDRVFLPGFAFRYPPGGGYPEGLLRGRSARVVATMDSPGWYYRFFRRRALHQAFTQGTLRFSGFGPVHESTVYGLRSLSAAQREAWLVRLEREGAKDARAVLRKSPAAVASLSAGA from the coding sequence ATGAACCACATCCTGCTCGTCCTCGGCCACCCGGCTCCCAACCGCTTCCTGCACGCCCTCGCGGAGCACTACCAGCGCGGCGCGCTCGCGACGGGCGCGCACGTGCGTGTGCTGGACCTGGCCCAGCTCACCTTCGACCCGAACCTGCGCCACGGCCACGACGCCGACCAACCCCTCGAGCCCGACCTGGTGCGCGCGCAGCGCGAGCTGGTGGAGGCCGCCCACGTGGTGTTCTTCTTCCCCATGTGGTGGGTGGCCCCGCCCGCGCTCGTGAAGGGCTTCGTGGACCGCGTGTTCCTCCCCGGCTTCGCCTTCCGCTACCCGCCGGGAGGCGGCTACCCCGAGGGGCTCCTGCGTGGCCGCTCGGCGCGCGTGGTCGCCACCATGGACTCGCCTGGTTGGTACTACCGCTTCTTCCGGCGCAGGGCGCTGCACCAGGCGTTCACGCAGGGCACCCTGCGCTTCTCGGGCTTCGGGCCGGTGCACGAGTCCACCGTCTATGGCCTGCGCAGCCTGTCGGCCGCTCAGCGTGAAGCGTGGCTCGTTCGCCTCGAACGCGAGGGCGCGAAGGACGCGCGTGCGGTGCTGCGCAAGAGCCCAGCGGCCGTGGCGTCGCTCTCGGCTGGGGCGTAG
- a CDS encoding LysR family transcriptional regulator — translation MDEPRWDDLRVFLAVFRAESFSAGAKALGVEQSTVSRRVAALEELLGGALFDRTARGPTPTTLGRVLAERAADVERAAFACWDAVRAQGSHVTGRVRLATTESFAVHILIPRLLVPLRERHPGLEIDLVLGEQAADLGRREADLAVRFFRTADGDLVEKRIARLPTAILGPRGMAKRPLALHDLRFIALELAGGVSPDAAYLRKLGIEPALRISSHLAQIESVRAGLGVAVLTRALCALFPDLAPLPVEAPASPPVDLYLVAPRTLRKVPAVDAVWRALEALARELEHDLAV, via the coding sequence ATGGACGAGCCTCGCTGGGACGACCTCCGTGTGTTTCTGGCCGTGTTCCGCGCCGAGTCGTTCAGCGCGGGGGCGAAGGCGCTGGGCGTGGAGCAGTCCACCGTGAGCCGGCGCGTGGCGGCGCTCGAGGAGCTGCTCGGGGGTGCCCTCTTCGATCGCACGGCGCGTGGCCCCACGCCCACCACTCTCGGGCGGGTGCTCGCGGAGCGCGCCGCCGACGTGGAGCGCGCCGCGTTTGCGTGCTGGGACGCGGTGCGTGCGCAGGGCAGCCACGTGACCGGGCGCGTGCGCCTGGCCACCACCGAGTCGTTCGCGGTGCACATCCTCATCCCGCGGCTGCTGGTGCCGCTGCGCGAGCGCCACCCGGGCCTCGAGATCGACCTGGTGCTGGGCGAGCAGGCCGCCGACCTCGGCCGGCGCGAGGCCGACCTGGCCGTGCGCTTCTTCCGCACGGCGGACGGCGACCTGGTGGAGAAGCGCATCGCGCGCCTGCCCACCGCCATCCTCGGGCCGCGCGGCATGGCCAAGCGACCGCTCGCGCTGCACGACCTCCGCTTCATCGCGCTCGAGCTCGCGGGCGGGGTGTCGCCCGACGCGGCGTACCTGCGCAAGCTGGGCATCGAGCCCGCGCTGCGCATCTCGAGCCACCTCGCGCAGATCGAGTCCGTGCGCGCTGGGCTCGGCGTGGCGGTGCTCACGCGGGCGCTCTGCGCGCTCTTCCCGGACCTCGCGCCGCTCCCGGTGGAGGCGCCGGCGTCACCTCCGGTGGACCTCTACCTCGTGGCGCCGCGCACGCTCCGCAAGGTGCCCGCGGTGGACGCCGTGTGGCGCGCGCTCGAGGCGCTGGCGAGGGAGCTCGAGCACGATCTCGCGGTGTGA
- a CDS encoding nuclear transport factor 2 family protein, with product MTETTHPAVLASIHSATFASAGDKQSWLSLFADDAFLSDPVGPSPLDPTGQGHRGKAAIEGFWDKVIGRAKMNIVASQRIPCANTCAAVLQVTNNLGGGKQTVVDMVGIYEVNDAGKLVSLKVHWSWDQLVGQLKELGMM from the coding sequence ATGACCGAGACCACCCACCCGGCCGTGCTGGCCAGCATCCACTCCGCCACGTTCGCCTCGGCGGGCGACAAGCAGTCCTGGCTGAGCCTCTTCGCCGACGACGCGTTCCTGTCCGACCCGGTCGGCCCCTCACCGCTCGATCCCACGGGCCAGGGGCACCGCGGCAAGGCCGCCATCGAGGGCTTCTGGGACAAGGTGATCGGGCGCGCCAAGATGAACATCGTCGCGTCGCAGCGCATCCCGTGCGCCAACACCTGCGCGGCCGTGCTCCAAGTCACCAACAACCTCGGCGGCGGCAAGCAGACCGTGGTGGACATGGTGGGCATCTACGAGGTGAACGACGCGGGCAAGCTCGTCTCGCTCAAGGTGCACTGGAGCTGGGACCAGCTGGTGGGTCAGCTCAAAGAGCTGGGGATGATGTAG
- a CDS encoding phosphodiester glycosidase family protein, protein MSFALWAGLVLAGALVHGATPSQAGADGEPSDPSEPDPRRGRPVTFTDEWSQPNPGVRYLRRTTTRPAVIHAVVVDLSTPGVRVEATRHDDRWSTVSEFANTGPGYVAAINGGFWSSFADPYGLQVGGGEAWPSMEDDGESSLFAIRADGRARITHRIGGSHPNNHYRAAVSGIPTLVRAGSVANGEIDRIGAALGRHPRTAVGVSRDGRTVFLVVVDGRRGGSRGLNLYELADFLADIGAHDAINLDGGGSSAMFLRRAGGVINAPSGGRWEARAGFGADEVEVAERNSDGERRVYVRGVEREVMNHLGVVAPEPPPIANDSHSVLDVPVAAGAVVILPPRQSQFRFGRLRENLRWALPLSAVLFGFTVWAVRRKRRGTGLLRRQVG, encoded by the coding sequence ATGTCCTTCGCCCTGTGGGCTGGCCTCGTGCTGGCCGGCGCCCTCGTTCACGGCGCCACGCCCAGCCAGGCCGGCGCTGACGGTGAGCCCAGCGACCCCAGCGAGCCCGACCCGCGCCGCGGCCGGCCCGTGACCTTCACCGACGAGTGGAGCCAGCCCAACCCGGGTGTGCGTTACCTGCGGCGCACCACCACGCGCCCTGCGGTGATCCACGCCGTGGTGGTGGACCTGAGCACACCCGGCGTGCGCGTGGAGGCCACCCGCCACGACGACCGCTGGTCCACCGTGAGCGAGTTCGCCAACACGGGGCCCGGCTACGTGGCGGCCATCAACGGCGGCTTCTGGTCCAGCTTCGCCGACCCATACGGCCTCCAAGTGGGCGGCGGCGAGGCCTGGCCCAGCATGGAGGACGACGGCGAGAGCAGCCTCTTCGCCATCCGCGCGGACGGGCGCGCGCGCATCACGCACCGCATCGGCGGCAGCCACCCCAACAACCACTACCGCGCGGCGGTGAGCGGCATCCCCACGCTGGTGCGCGCGGGCAGCGTGGCCAACGGCGAGATCGACCGCATCGGCGCGGCCCTGGGCCGGCACCCGCGCACGGCCGTGGGCGTCTCGCGCGACGGGCGCACCGTGTTCCTGGTGGTGGTGGACGGACGGCGCGGCGGCAGCCGGGGCCTCAACCTCTACGAGCTGGCCGACTTCCTGGCCGACATCGGCGCGCACGACGCCATCAACCTCGACGGCGGCGGCTCGAGCGCCATGTTCTTGCGGCGCGCGGGCGGCGTGATCAACGCGCCGAGCGGCGGCCGCTGGGAGGCCCGCGCGGGCTTCGGCGCCGACGAAGTGGAGGTGGCCGAGCGCAACAGCGACGGCGAGCGCCGCGTCTACGTGCGCGGCGTGGAGCGCGAGGTGATGAACCACCTGGGCGTGGTGGCCCCCGAGCCCCCACCGATCGCCAACGACAGCCACAGCGTGCTGGACGTGCCGGTGGCCGCGGGCGCCGTGGTCATCTTGCCGCCGCGCCAGTCGCAGTTTCGCTTTGGGCGCCTGCGGGAGAACCTGCGCTGGGCGCTGCCGCTCAGCGCGGTCTTGTTCGGCTTCACCGTGTGGGCGGTCCGGCGCAAGCGACGTGGGACGGGGCTGCTGCGGCGCCAGGTGGGCTGA
- a CDS encoding AhpC/TSA family protein encodes MRLAIGQPAPVFRATTWDGKSVSLADYQGQKLWLAFFRYASCPLCNVRVRAIYRRVDVLSKSGVAVVAVFQSPGHKVREYVLEGDEPPLPILADPEMKLYEQYALERSVLGFLQPRNLSGMLDAAKLKVGGMSPDGPMDRIPGDFLIGPDGTLVDVFYGSAISDHIPFERVDAFAAR; translated from the coding sequence ATGCGCCTCGCCATCGGTCAGCCCGCCCCCGTGTTCCGCGCCACCACCTGGGACGGCAAGTCCGTCTCGCTCGCCGACTACCAGGGCCAGAAGCTCTGGCTCGCCTTCTTCCGTTACGCCTCCTGCCCGCTCTGCAACGTGCGCGTGCGGGCCATCTACCGCCGCGTGGACGTGCTCTCGAAGAGCGGCGTGGCCGTGGTGGCGGTGTTCCAGTCGCCTGGCCACAAGGTGCGCGAATACGTGCTCGAGGGCGACGAGCCGCCTCTGCCCATCCTCGCCGACCCCGAGATGAAGCTCTACGAGCAGTACGCCCTCGAGCGCTCGGTGCTGGGCTTCCTGCAGCCCCGCAACCTGAGCGGCATGCTGGATGCGGCCAAGCTCAAGGTGGGCGGCATGTCCCCGGACGGCCCCATGGACCGCATCCCGGGCGACTTCCTCATCGGCCCGGACGGCACGCTGGTGGACGTGTTCTACGGCTCGGCCATCTCGGACCACATCCCGTTCGAGCGCGTGGACGCGTTCGCGGCGCGGTGA
- a CDS encoding agmatine deiminase family protein: protein MTTPTMPAEWAPHDACWLAFPHIADEWQGHLENAQSDIAAFARALVAAGERVELLVRNEAVQQRAQALIGELPGVRYHQGPYGDCWVRDTGCIFVEEATGTFGARSFIFDSWGGKFDMPGDPGVSLRMASLAGVPAQRAEFVLEGGGIETDGQGTFLVTECVVARNAGWTRETAAEALKQQLGAQVVHFAEGLLLNDHTDGHIDTLARFIAPGKVVCMAPRDADDPNREGLQAVIDSLTGKRDARGEVLEVITIPSPGPVVIDDFLTPASYCNFYIANRAVLLPAYGVPGDELARAALAPHFPGREVVLVPTRGLIVGGGGLHCASQQQPTPAGALGAKP, encoded by the coding sequence ATGACCACCCCGACCATGCCCGCCGAGTGGGCTCCGCACGACGCCTGCTGGCTCGCCTTCCCGCACATCGCCGACGAGTGGCAGGGGCACCTCGAGAACGCGCAGAGTGACATCGCGGCCTTCGCGCGCGCGCTGGTGGCCGCCGGTGAGCGGGTGGAGCTGCTGGTGCGCAACGAGGCCGTGCAGCAGCGAGCGCAGGCGCTGATCGGCGAGCTGCCGGGCGTGCGCTACCACCAGGGGCCCTACGGCGACTGCTGGGTGCGCGACACGGGCTGCATCTTCGTGGAGGAGGCCACCGGCACCTTCGGGGCGCGCTCGTTCATCTTCGACAGCTGGGGCGGGAAGTTCGACATGCCCGGCGACCCGGGCGTGTCGCTGCGCATGGCTTCGCTCGCCGGGGTCCCCGCGCAGCGCGCCGAGTTCGTGCTCGAGGGCGGCGGCATCGAGACCGACGGCCAGGGCACGTTCCTGGTGACCGAGTGCGTGGTGGCGCGCAACGCCGGCTGGACGCGCGAGACCGCGGCCGAGGCGCTGAAGCAGCAGCTGGGCGCACAGGTGGTGCACTTCGCCGAGGGCCTCCTCCTGAACGACCACACCGACGGGCACATCGACACGCTGGCACGCTTCATCGCCCCCGGGAAGGTGGTGTGCATGGCCCCGCGCGACGCCGACGACCCGAACCGCGAGGGGCTGCAAGCGGTGATCGACTCGCTCACGGGCAAGCGTGATGCGCGCGGTGAGGTGCTCGAGGTGATCACGATCCCGTCGCCTGGCCCCGTGGTGATCGACGACTTCCTGACCCCCGCCAGCTACTGCAACTTCTACATCGCGAACCGCGCGGTGCTGCTGCCGGCCTACGGCGTGCCCGGCGACGAGCTGGCGCGCGCGGCCCTCGCGCCCCACTTCCCCGGCCGCGAGGTGGTGCTGGTGCCCACGCGGGGATTGATCGTGGGGGGCGGAGGGCTGCACTGTGCATCTCAGCAACAACCCACGCCTGCCGGCGCACTCGGAGCGAAGCCATGA